Proteins found in one Nocardia brasiliensis ATCC 700358 genomic segment:
- a CDS encoding SseB family protein: protein MSDADGRGILRGEIAAFYAGFGQAEALQAAFRQAALFVPVTDDERISTSQVGGVDWLCAFTSIEEYARYMTARGYLAEDGIEADREYRYHTLSGWRLLDYAESCKQPTGIAVDIVGSTPMAFPPEVTE from the coding sequence ATGTCCGACGCCGACGGCCGGGGGATTCTGCGCGGTGAAATCGCCGCATTCTATGCCGGTTTCGGTCAGGCCGAAGCCCTGCAGGCCGCGTTTCGGCAGGCAGCGCTGTTCGTGCCGGTGACCGACGACGAGCGCATCTCCACCTCGCAGGTGGGTGGTGTCGATTGGCTGTGTGCGTTCACCAGCATCGAGGAATACGCCCGCTACATGACGGCGCGCGGCTATCTGGCCGAGGACGGTATCGAGGCCGACCGGGAGTACCGGTACCACACCCTCTCGGGTTGGCGACTGCTCGACTACGCCGAATCGTGCAAGCAACCCACCGGCATCGCCGTAGACATCGTGGGGTCGACCCCCATGGCATTTCCACCCGAAGTAACCGAGTAA
- a CDS encoding FAD-dependent oxidoreductase — protein sequence MEPTGEQRAALRMICDTFVPGDGSTLPSASELGAVDTVFRLLRRSPREADRKQLAMLLGWWDSRLTGVLLGAGPRRFSTLSQQEREQALLRLGDSRLGPVRAIFQALKQASLLAYNVTPGPTGTNPLWREIGYPAPQGPLGSAPQPALTPLRYTENTTLTCDVVIVGSGAGGGTAAAVLAEAGLDVIVLERGNYYDDRDFGAGELAALEQLYAPGASSAEGQITLVAGTCLGGGTVVNWSTSLPTPDTVRAEWAALGAKQFAEAEFDEALKVVSERLAVTDTRSPLSARDGVLERGAQALGWDVSTLPRNVTDACDAGKECGSCGYGCRVGAKQSVTKTWLADAAAAGARLVVDANVRRIHVKNGRAEGVSATTESGAQIEVRARAVVVTAGAVQTPALLRRSGLGNENIGRHLRLHPAAAVFGVFEEELRGWEGALQGRICREHANLDGNGYGVLYETGPVHPGLALGFMGWRGADAHRRTLLDFARTTPIGVITRDRDSGTVTVDKSGEPIVNYRLSPYDAAHLHTGIEGAAGILEAAGARRIFSGHQAGVDYEPGRRGSHAEFAAACRAAGYGPGRCAMGALHIMGSARMGGSPQLSATDPDGATWDVPNVVVADGSCFPTASGVNPMLSIEAIAHMNAKRLAARLT from the coding sequence ATGGAGCCGACGGGCGAGCAGCGGGCAGCGCTGCGGATGATTTGCGATACCTTCGTTCCCGGCGACGGTTCGACGCTGCCGTCGGCGAGTGAACTGGGGGCGGTGGACACCGTGTTCCGGCTGTTGCGGCGCAGCCCGCGGGAGGCGGATCGAAAGCAGCTGGCAATGTTGTTGGGGTGGTGGGATTCTCGTCTCACCGGCGTACTTCTCGGTGCGGGGCCGCGGCGGTTTTCCACACTGTCGCAACAGGAACGGGAGCAGGCACTACTGCGGCTGGGTGATTCCCGGCTGGGGCCGGTGCGGGCGATCTTCCAAGCGCTCAAACAGGCCTCGCTGCTCGCCTACAACGTGACGCCCGGCCCGACGGGCACTAATCCCCTGTGGCGGGAAATCGGCTACCCCGCGCCGCAGGGACCGCTCGGCAGCGCCCCGCAACCCGCGCTCACACCCCTGCGCTACACCGAGAACACCACGCTCACCTGCGATGTCGTCATCGTCGGATCGGGTGCGGGCGGGGGCACCGCGGCAGCCGTGCTGGCCGAAGCGGGCCTCGACGTGATCGTGTTGGAGCGCGGAAACTATTACGACGATCGGGATTTCGGCGCGGGCGAACTCGCCGCACTGGAACAGCTCTACGCGCCCGGCGCCAGTTCCGCGGAGGGACAGATCACCCTGGTCGCCGGCACCTGCCTGGGTGGCGGCACGGTGGTCAACTGGAGCACCTCACTGCCGACTCCCGATACCGTCCGTGCGGAATGGGCCGCGCTGGGCGCGAAGCAGTTCGCGGAGGCCGAGTTCGACGAAGCGCTGAAGGTGGTGAGCGAACGACTGGCCGTCACCGACACCCGCTCTCCCCTCTCGGCCCGCGACGGCGTGCTGGAACGCGGCGCGCAAGCGCTCGGCTGGGACGTAAGCACCTTGCCGCGCAACGTGACCGACGCCTGCGACGCCGGAAAGGAATGCGGTTCCTGCGGTTACGGCTGCCGCGTCGGCGCCAAACAATCCGTCACCAAGACCTGGCTCGCCGACGCGGCCGCGGCTGGTGCGCGGCTGGTCGTCGACGCGAACGTGCGCCGTATCCACGTGAAAAATGGGCGCGCCGAGGGTGTTTCGGCGACCACCGAGTCCGGGGCGCAGATCGAGGTGCGGGCCCGCGCCGTCGTCGTCACCGCGGGCGCGGTGCAGACGCCCGCGCTGCTGCGCCGATCCGGGTTGGGCAACGAGAACATCGGACGCCACCTGCGCCTGCATCCGGCCGCCGCGGTGTTCGGCGTGTTCGAGGAGGAACTGCGGGGCTGGGAGGGCGCGCTACAGGGCCGAATCTGCCGTGAGCACGCGAATCTCGACGGCAACGGCTACGGCGTCCTCTACGAGACCGGGCCGGTGCATCCCGGCCTCGCCCTCGGCTTCATGGGATGGCGCGGGGCGGACGCACACCGGCGCACCCTGCTCGATTTCGCCCGCACCACGCCGATCGGCGTCATCACCCGCGACCGCGACTCGGGCACCGTCACCGTCGACAAATCCGGCGAACCGATCGTCAACTATCGCCTCTCCCCCTACGACGCGGCACACCTGCACACCGGGATCGAAGGTGCCGCAGGCATTCTCGAAGCAGCGGGCGCCCGTCGCATCTTCTCCGGCCATCAGGCCGGCGTCGACTACGAGCCCGGTCGCCGCGGCTCGCACGCCGAATTCGCCGCCGCCTGCCGTGCCGCGGGCTATGGGCCCGGACGTTGCGCCATGGGCGCCTTGCACATCATGGGCTCGGCCCGCATGGGCGGCTCCCCGCAGCTGTCCGCCACCGATCCCGACGGCGCCACCTGGGACGTCCCCAACGTCGTCGTCGCCGACGGCTCCTGCTTCCCCACCGCCTCCGGCGTCAACCCGATGCTCTCCATCGAGGCGATCGCCCACATGAACGCGAAGAGGTTGGCCGCCAGGCTGACCTGA
- the xylA gene encoding xylose isomerase: MVAPTPADKFSFGLWTVGWRGRDPFGDATRPELDAVAAVHRLAELGAYGLSFHDDDLIPFDASAAERAHRVENLRKALQETGLVVSMMTTNLFTHPVFKDGGFTSNDRAVRRFALRKVLRNVELAAELGARTYVLWGGREGAEYDSAKDVRAALDRYRESLDVLTGFVRERGYDLRFAIEPKPNEPRGDILLPTVGHALAFIGTLAHPELVGVNPEVGHEQVAGLNFAHGVAQALWHGKLFHIDLNGQRGIKYDQDLVFGHGDLMNAFALVDLLEHGGPDGAPVYTGPRHFDYKPSRTEDMAGVWDSAAANMRTYLLLRERARAFRADPEVREALATAGVDELRTPTLAAGETYAGLLAEFDSTAFDADRAGARGYGFVRLNQLALEHLLGAR, from the coding sequence ATGGTGGCGCCGACTCCTGCGGACAAGTTCTCGTTCGGGTTGTGGACGGTGGGGTGGCGGGGGCGGGATCCGTTCGGGGACGCCACGCGGCCCGAGCTGGATGCGGTGGCGGCGGTGCATCGGCTCGCGGAACTCGGTGCGTATGGTCTCAGTTTCCACGATGACGATCTGATCCCGTTCGACGCCTCCGCTGCCGAACGCGCGCACCGGGTCGAGAATCTGCGAAAAGCGTTGCAGGAGACCGGGCTCGTGGTGTCGATGATGACCACGAACCTGTTCACGCATCCGGTGTTCAAGGACGGCGGGTTCACCAGCAACGATCGCGCGGTGCGCCGGTTCGCGCTGCGCAAGGTGCTCCGAAACGTGGAGCTGGCCGCCGAATTGGGGGCACGGACCTATGTGCTGTGGGGCGGTCGCGAAGGCGCGGAGTACGACAGCGCCAAGGATGTGCGCGCCGCACTGGACCGTTACCGCGAAAGCCTGGATGTGCTCACCGGATTCGTCCGCGAGCGCGGCTACGATCTGCGGTTCGCGATCGAGCCCAAACCGAACGAGCCACGCGGCGACATCCTGCTGCCGACCGTCGGGCACGCGCTGGCATTCATCGGTACGCTCGCGCATCCGGAGCTGGTCGGCGTCAATCCCGAAGTGGGACATGAACAGGTGGCCGGATTGAACTTCGCGCACGGCGTCGCGCAGGCGCTGTGGCACGGCAAACTGTTCCATATCGACCTCAACGGCCAGCGCGGCATCAAATACGACCAGGACCTGGTTTTCGGGCACGGCGACCTGATGAACGCCTTCGCCCTGGTCGACCTGCTGGAGCACGGTGGCCCGGACGGTGCGCCCGTCTATACCGGCCCCCGGCATTTCGACTACAAACCGTCACGGACCGAAGACATGGCGGGCGTGTGGGATTCGGCCGCCGCGAACATGCGGACGTATCTGTTGCTGCGCGAGCGCGCGCGAGCGTTCCGGGCCGATCCCGAGGTGCGCGAAGCTTTGGCAACCGCGGGTGTCGACGAATTGCGCACGCCGACTTTGGCGGCGGGTGAAACCTATGCCGGCCTGCTGGCTGAATTCGATTCGACCGCTTTCGACGCCGATCGTGCCGGCGCGCGGGGTTACGGCTTCGTCCGGCTGAATCAGCTTGCGCTGGAACATCTCCTCGGCGCGCGGTGA
- a CDS encoding alpha/beta hydrolase codes for MVIGSRRLRRLVVAVLVALVTLAIAYGPREPIAPAMVSSGIVAATPDKPLRIAYDTAPDCFGELYLPRTGQGPFPVVVLIHGGGWSQNRTLTQFDAQSRALAEHGVAVWNIEYRRVNGAGGWPVTLTDVADAVLALAGTVQQQSGNALDLQRIQVAGHSAGGHLAAWVAGRFQRSPEPKALRIRSATLMSAVLDPEYAVTKGRDGFVRKLLGGSPSEVPERYRYASPIAHLPTGMRITALHGDADTVVAPEQSRRYVNAARRAGNSADLRLLPGTGHGEFADATSSAWAIAQQVILDHAETVR; via the coding sequence ATGGTGATCGGATCGCGGCGACTCCGCCGGCTGGTCGTTGCCGTCCTGGTCGCGCTGGTCACCCTGGCGATCGCGTACGGGCCACGGGAACCCATCGCACCGGCTATGGTCAGCTCCGGCATCGTGGCCGCTACCCCGGACAAGCCGTTGCGCATCGCGTACGACACGGCGCCGGACTGTTTCGGCGAGCTTTATCTACCGCGCACCGGACAGGGCCCGTTTCCGGTCGTGGTGTTGATCCACGGCGGCGGCTGGTCACAGAATCGCACGCTCACCCAATTCGACGCCCAGTCAAGGGCTTTGGCGGAGCACGGGGTGGCGGTGTGGAATATCGAATACCGTCGGGTCAACGGGGCGGGCGGCTGGCCGGTCACCCTCACCGACGTCGCGGACGCGGTGCTGGCGCTCGCCGGAACCGTGCAGCAGCAGTCGGGGAACGCGCTGGATCTACAGCGGATCCAAGTCGCGGGACACTCGGCAGGCGGTCATTTGGCCGCGTGGGTGGCGGGACGGTTCCAGCGGTCGCCGGAGCCCAAGGCGCTGCGAATCCGCAGTGCCACCCTCATGTCCGCGGTGCTCGATCCCGAATACGCCGTCACCAAAGGGCGCGACGGATTCGTCCGGAAACTTCTCGGCGGCTCGCCCAGCGAGGTCCCCGAACGCTACCGGTACGCCTCCCCCATCGCCCATCTGCCGACCGGTATGCGCATCACCGCGCTGCACGGCGACGCCGACACCGTAGTGGCGCCGGAACAAAGCCGCCGCTACGTCAACGCGGCCAGACGCGCGGGCAACAGTGCCGACCTGCGGTTGCTGCCGGGCACGGGGCACGGCGAATTCGCCGACGCCACCTCCTCGGCGTGGGCCATCGCGCAACAGGTCATCCTCGACCACGCCGAGACGGTGCGCTGA
- a CDS encoding 4-hydroxybenzoate 3-monooxygenase, with the protein MSRTAEHPAVVVVGAGVAGLTLGNFLLRNGIGCVILEKESREQVEQRQRAGALDGRGVRMLREWGFGEVVDGFSTRTADTAYMPLLIEGETRLWNATGDDTEGIFCTQQALVQNLIRVFLRDGGDLRFEARDIGLADLRDRPTVRYQDAAGNPQVIGCALVAGCDGDRGVSRSSIPDGVLTRYAHEHGYAWLAVLADVPADPPAVMAVHSRGFAGQITRGPQASRFYLQCPLTDTLDEWPEERIWSELGARFGYPVGPGRITDSQLVPLRSVVYSPMRYGNLYLLGDAAHLVSPMSAKGMSMALHDAEVFARAAIHQVTQGDSSLLDAYTETCLRHIWNVQTAAVQITEIMHNGGDATYAGEFRKQLALAELRRMSEAPAAEPLSA; encoded by the coding sequence ATGAGCAGAACAGCTGAGCACCCGGCCGTAGTCGTCGTCGGCGCCGGTGTGGCCGGGCTCACGCTCGGTAATTTCTTGCTGCGCAACGGTATCGGCTGCGTCATCCTGGAGAAGGAGAGCCGGGAGCAGGTCGAGCAGCGGCAACGAGCCGGGGCGCTCGACGGCCGCGGTGTACGGATGCTTCGCGAGTGGGGTTTCGGCGAGGTGGTCGACGGTTTCTCGACCAGGACGGCCGACACCGCCTATATGCCGCTGCTGATCGAGGGCGAGACACGGCTCTGGAACGCCACCGGCGACGACACCGAGGGCATCTTCTGCACACAGCAGGCCCTCGTCCAGAACCTGATCAGGGTCTTCCTGCGCGACGGCGGCGACCTTCGGTTCGAAGCGCGAGACATCGGTTTGGCCGATCTGCGGGATCGGCCGACGGTCCGCTATCAGGATGCCGCTGGGAACCCGCAGGTGATCGGCTGCGCGCTGGTCGCGGGCTGCGACGGCGATCGCGGCGTCAGCCGGTCGTCCATACCGGACGGCGTCCTCACCCGCTACGCCCACGAGCACGGATACGCCTGGCTGGCCGTGCTCGCCGACGTCCCGGCGGATCCGCCCGCGGTGATGGCGGTGCACTCGCGCGGTTTCGCCGGGCAGATCACCCGCGGCCCGCAGGCGAGCCGCTTCTATCTGCAATGCCCGCTCACCGACACCCTCGACGAGTGGCCGGAAGAACGTATCTGGAGCGAATTGGGCGCCCGCTTCGGCTATCCGGTCGGCCCCGGCCGGATCACCGATAGCCAACTGGTGCCGCTGCGCAGCGTCGTGTACAGCCCCATGCGTTACGGCAACCTCTATCTCCTCGGCGACGCGGCACACCTCGTCTCACCGATGAGCGCGAAAGGGATGAGCATGGCGCTGCACGACGCCGAAGTGTTCGCGCGTGCCGCCATTCACCAAGTCACGCAAGGTGATTCGAGCCTGCTCGACGCCTACACCGAAACCTGCCTGCGCCATATCTGGAACGTCCAGACCGCGGCGGTGCAAATCACCGAAATCATGCACAACGGCGGTGACGCCACCTACGCGGGGGAATTTCGCAAGCAACTCGCGCTCGCCGAACTGCGGCGCATGTCCGAAGCACCTGCGGCCGAACCGCTTTCCGCGTAG
- a CDS encoding APC family permease — MSTTNAPGPELVDKGLASGQVGAFAGAVLGVSTVAPGYTLTASLGLIVAAVGLKLPAILIAGFVPMFLTAYAYRELNSRMPDCGASFTWSTKAFGPYVGWMCGWGMVMATIIVLSNLASIGVEFLYLFLARISGNGALAELAGNKAVNIATTLLFIAIATVVAGRGVTTSERVQYVLVGFQMVVLLAFAVIALVRVGTGDAPGGLSFALDWFNPFAGITVSAFAIGVTGSIFAFWGWDTCLTLGEESKNPDKVPGRAGLLCVLSILLTYLLVAVAVMMYAGVGESGLGLGNAANANNVFGALADPVLGWAGPLLLLAVLASSVASLQTTFLPAARTMLAMGAYGAFPKKFAAVSPRFRVPAFSTVVAGVVTGIFYTLVTLLSEHTLMDTVAALGIMICWYYGITAFACVWHFRAELFSSARNVVFKFAFPLLGGLMLLAVFAVSVRESMNPDNGSGASIGGIGLVFFMGFGMLCLGAVLMLAARWWNPGFFRDGVAARTDAVPTEPVVPGLVPAELR; from the coding sequence ATGAGCACAACCAACGCCCCGGGTCCGGAGTTGGTCGACAAAGGACTCGCCTCGGGGCAGGTCGGCGCGTTCGCCGGTGCGGTCCTGGGTGTTTCGACCGTCGCGCCCGGCTACACGCTGACCGCGAGCCTAGGCCTGATCGTGGCCGCCGTGGGTTTGAAACTGCCCGCCATTCTGATCGCGGGCTTCGTCCCGATGTTCCTCACCGCCTACGCCTATCGCGAGCTGAACTCGCGGATGCCCGACTGCGGGGCCTCGTTCACCTGGTCCACCAAGGCCTTCGGGCCGTACGTGGGCTGGATGTGCGGCTGGGGCATGGTGATGGCGACGATCATCGTGCTGTCCAATCTGGCCTCGATCGGCGTCGAATTCCTCTACCTGTTCCTCGCGCGGATATCCGGCAACGGCGCCCTCGCCGAGCTGGCAGGCAACAAGGCCGTCAATATCGCGACCACGCTGCTGTTCATCGCCATCGCCACGGTCGTCGCCGGGCGCGGCGTCACCACCAGCGAACGGGTGCAATACGTGCTCGTCGGGTTCCAGATGGTCGTGCTGCTCGCTTTCGCGGTCATCGCGCTGGTCCGGGTCGGCACGGGCGATGCGCCCGGCGGCTTGTCCTTCGCGCTCGACTGGTTCAACCCGTTCGCCGGAATCACAGTGAGCGCGTTCGCGATCGGCGTCACCGGATCCATCTTCGCGTTCTGGGGCTGGGACACCTGCCTGACCCTCGGCGAGGAATCCAAGAACCCGGACAAGGTGCCGGGCCGCGCCGGTCTGCTGTGCGTGCTCTCGATTCTGCTGACGTACCTGCTGGTCGCGGTGGCGGTGATGATGTACGCCGGGGTCGGCGAGAGCGGTCTCGGCCTGGGCAACGCGGCGAACGCGAACAATGTCTTCGGCGCGCTGGCCGATCCGGTGCTCGGCTGGGCCGGACCGCTGCTCCTGCTGGCGGTGCTCGCCTCCTCGGTGGCCAGCCTGCAAACGACGTTCCTGCCCGCCGCCCGCACGATGCTGGCGATGGGCGCCTACGGGGCGTTCCCGAAGAAGTTCGCCGCCGTGAGCCCGCGTTTTCGGGTACCCGCGTTCAGCACCGTGGTCGCGGGTGTTGTCACCGGGATCTTCTACACCTTGGTGACACTGCTTTCCGAGCACACGCTGATGGATACCGTTGCCGCGCTGGGCATCATGATCTGCTGGTACTACGGCATCACGGCGTTCGCCTGCGTGTGGCATTTCCGCGCCGAATTGTTCAGCAGCGCACGCAATGTCGTGTTCAAGTTCGCGTTTCCGTTACTCGGCGGGTTGATGCTGCTCGCGGTCTTCGCGGTCTCCGTGCGCGAGAGCATGAATCCGGACAACGGCAGCGGTGCGTCGATCGGCGGCATCGGGCTGGTGTTCTTCATGGGCTTCGGCATGCTGTGCCTGGGCGCGGTCCTGATGCTGGCCGCACGATGGTGGAATCCCGGCTTCTTCCGTGACGGCGTGGCCGCGCGCACGGATGCGGTGCCCACCGAACCTGTTGTCCCCGGCTTGGTTCCGGCCGAACTGCGCTAG
- a CDS encoding AraC family transcriptional regulator, with product MLENRHNAESPAPLPQPAPHGAGWLAHGFHMDAHSHTDGQLVYAASGVLATTTERGTWVAPANRVTWTPPGFVHSHRFYGGTDARLVVVPAELCPALVPRPAVFAVNPLLREAILALTTRPEVRPGAHERLRAVVIDELVEAPGQSLHLPEPRDDRLRAVTDLLRGDPAQTTTLVELGRVVGASGRTLTRLFHDELGMSFHRWRTILRIHHALVELGAGRSVTDTAIACGWSNPTSFIEAFTAVVGQTPGRYQADLRDGT from the coding sequence ATGCTGGAAAATCGCCACAACGCAGAGTCTCCCGCGCCGTTGCCGCAACCGGCGCCGCACGGTGCGGGCTGGCTCGCGCACGGCTTCCACATGGACGCGCATTCGCATACCGACGGCCAACTGGTGTACGCGGCGTCGGGGGTCTTGGCCACCACGACCGAGCGCGGCACCTGGGTCGCGCCCGCCAACCGGGTGACGTGGACGCCACCGGGATTCGTGCACTCGCACCGCTTCTACGGCGGGACCGACGCGCGGCTGGTCGTCGTTCCCGCCGAGCTGTGTCCTGCCCTGGTGCCGCGGCCCGCGGTGTTCGCCGTGAATCCCTTACTGCGCGAAGCCATTCTGGCGCTGACCACGCGACCGGAAGTCCGTCCCGGCGCGCATGAACGGCTACGTGCGGTGGTGATCGACGAACTCGTCGAGGCACCCGGACAGTCCCTGCATCTGCCCGAACCCCGGGACGACCGGCTGCGCGCGGTCACCGATCTGCTGCGTGGCGATCCCGCACAGACCACGACGCTGGTGGAATTGGGCCGCGTCGTCGGAGCGAGCGGGCGTACCCTCACCCGCCTGTTCCACGACGAGCTCGGGATGAGTTTCCACCGCTGGCGGACCATCCTGCGCATCCATCACGCGCTGGTCGAGCTGGGCGCCGGCCGATCCGTCACCGACACCGCGATCGCGTGCGGCTGGTCCAATCCCACGAGCTTCATCGAGGCCTTCACCGCCGTCGTCGGCCAGACACCGGGCCGCTACCAGGCCGATCTCCGCGACGGAACGTAG
- a CDS encoding NAD-dependent succinate-semialdehyde dehydrogenase, translating into MRDRTALLDEVPTGLWLAGRQVAAGDAATFPVHDPATGAVLAEVADATVADGAAALDAAAAAQRDWAARPSRERAEILHRAWELVLERRDDFALLMTSEMGKPLAESHGEVTYGAEFLRWFAEEAVRVHGRYTHSPSGNGRILVTKQPVGPTLAITPWNFPLAMGTRKIAPALAAGCTMVVKPAPETPLTMLLLGRMFAEAGLPPGVLSILPTARAAELTGPLLTDPRLRKVTFTGSTAVGKLLLARSADRMLRTSMELGGNAPFVVFADADLDAAVDGAMAAKMRNTGEACTAANRFHVDNAVRAEFTAKLTARMLALKLGPGHLDGVQVGPLINERQRNTVSDLVLDAVAKGAVVTTGGHSLPGEGFFYAPTVLADVPADARILREEVFGPVAAITGFDGETAGVEAANDTEFGLAAYIYTKDLDRALRVAEAVESGMVGVNRGIVSDVAAPFGGMKQSGLGREAGTEGIEEYLETKYLALR; encoded by the coding sequence ATGCGTGACCGAACCGCTCTACTCGATGAGGTGCCGACCGGGCTGTGGCTCGCGGGACGGCAGGTGGCGGCCGGTGACGCCGCCACGTTCCCGGTCCATGATCCGGCGACCGGGGCGGTGCTCGCCGAGGTGGCCGACGCCACGGTCGCCGACGGTGCCGCCGCGCTCGACGCCGCCGCGGCGGCGCAGCGGGACTGGGCCGCGCGGCCGTCCCGCGAACGCGCCGAGATTCTGCATCGGGCCTGGGAACTGGTGCTCGAACGGCGCGACGACTTCGCCTTGCTGATGACCTCGGAGATGGGAAAACCGTTGGCGGAGAGCCACGGTGAGGTCACCTACGGCGCCGAGTTCCTGCGCTGGTTCGCCGAGGAAGCGGTGCGCGTACACGGCCGCTACACCCATTCGCCCTCGGGCAACGGCCGGATCCTGGTGACCAAACAGCCCGTCGGCCCCACGCTGGCAATCACGCCGTGGAACTTTCCGCTCGCAATGGGCACCCGCAAGATCGCGCCCGCGCTCGCCGCCGGCTGCACCATGGTGGTCAAGCCGGCCCCCGAAACTCCGCTCACCATGCTGCTGCTCGGCCGGATGTTCGCCGAGGCCGGCCTGCCGCCCGGTGTGCTGTCGATCCTGCCGACCGCACGCGCGGCCGAATTGACCGGCCCCCTGCTCACCGATCCGCGCCTGCGCAAGGTCACCTTCACCGGTTCCACCGCCGTGGGCAAGCTCCTGCTCGCCCGATCCGCCGACCGGATGCTGCGCACGTCGATGGAGCTCGGCGGCAACGCCCCATTCGTGGTGTTCGCCGACGCGGACCTCGATGCGGCGGTGGACGGCGCGATGGCCGCCAAGATGCGCAATACCGGCGAGGCCTGCACCGCGGCCAACCGTTTCCACGTCGACAATGCGGTGCGCGCGGAGTTCACCGCGAAACTCACCGCCCGCATGCTCGCACTGAAGCTCGGGCCCGGTCACCTCGACGGTGTCCAGGTCGGGCCGCTGATCAACGAGCGACAGCGAAACACGGTCTCCGACTTGGTACTCGACGCCGTGGCGAAGGGGGCGGTCGTCACCACCGGCGGTCACAGCCTGCCCGGCGAAGGATTCTTCTACGCGCCCACCGTCCTCGCCGACGTCCCCGCCGACGCCCGCATCCTGCGCGAGGAGGTCTTCGGCCCCGTCGCCGCGATCACCGGTTTCGACGGCGAAACCGCAGGGGTCGAAGCCGCGAACGACACCGAATTCGGCTTGGCCGCTTACATTTACACCAAAGATCTGGATCGAGCCCTCCGTGTCGCCGAAGCGGTCGAGTCCGGCATGGTCGGCGTCAACCGCGGCATCGTCTCCGACGTCGCGGCCCCTTTCGGCGGCATGAAGCAATCCGGCCTGGGCCGCGAGGCGGGCACCGAAGGCATCGAGGAGTACCTCGAAACCAAATACCTCGCGTTGCGCTGA
- the gabT gene encoding 4-aminobutyrate--2-oxoglutarate transaminase, translating into MLDIAHRLAQQRNLVTALPGPGSAALAARRSAVVAAGVGSSVPVYAADADGGIIVDVDGNSLIDLGSGIAVTSVGAAHPAVTAAIADQATRFTHTCFMVTPYEGYVQVAEELAALTPGRHEKRSVLFNSGAEAVENAIKVARLATGRSAIVAFDHAYHGRTNLTMALTAKNQPYKANFGPFAPEIYRMPMSYPYRDGGLSGAEAARRAISRIEVQLGADAVAALIIEPIQGEGGFIVPAPGFLAALSDWAARNGIVFIADEVQTGFARTGAWFASEHEGVVPDIVTMAKGIAGGMPLAAVTGRAELLDAVHPGGLGGTYGGNPVACAAALATMATMRELDLPARARAIEAAVLPRLRALAAQVDVIGDVRGRGAMLALEIVRPGSTEPDPVLTKEIVAHALSRGVLLLACGTYGNVIRLLPPLVIEDELLADGVEVLAEAIRYRAPSTTRRTDDA; encoded by the coding sequence ATGCTCGATATCGCCCACCGTTTGGCGCAGCAGCGCAATCTCGTCACCGCCTTACCGGGGCCGGGATCGGCGGCGCTCGCCGCCCGCCGCTCGGCCGTGGTGGCGGCCGGAGTCGGGTCCTCGGTGCCGGTCTACGCGGCCGACGCCGACGGCGGCATCATCGTCGACGTCGACGGGAATTCGCTGATAGACCTCGGTTCCGGGATCGCCGTCACCAGTGTCGGTGCGGCCCACCCGGCCGTCACCGCCGCGATCGCCGACCAAGCCACACGGTTCACCCACACCTGTTTCATGGTCACGCCCTACGAGGGCTACGTACAGGTCGCCGAGGAACTCGCCGCACTGACGCCCGGACGGCACGAGAAGCGCTCCGTGCTGTTCAACTCCGGTGCGGAGGCAGTCGAGAACGCGATCAAGGTGGCGCGCTTGGCCACCGGGCGCAGCGCGATCGTCGCGTTCGATCACGCCTACCACGGCCGGACCAACCTGACGATGGCGCTGACCGCGAAGAATCAGCCCTACAAGGCGAATTTCGGTCCGTTCGCGCCGGAGATCTACCGGATGCCGATGTCGTATCCGTACCGCGACGGCGGCCTGTCGGGCGCGGAGGCCGCGCGGCGCGCGATCTCCCGCATCGAGGTGCAGCTCGGCGCCGACGCGGTGGCCGCGCTCATCATCGAACCGATCCAGGGCGAGGGCGGTTTCATCGTGCCCGCCCCCGGTTTCCTTGCGGCCCTGTCCGATTGGGCGGCGCGCAATGGCATCGTGTTCATCGCGGACGAGGTGCAGACGGGCTTCGCCCGCACCGGCGCCTGGTTCGCCAGCGAGCACGAAGGCGTCGTACCCGACATCGTCACCATGGCAAAAGGTATCGCGGGCGGTATGCCACTCGCGGCCGTCACCGGACGGGCCGAGCTGCTCGATGCCGTGCATCCCGGTGGACTCGGCGGGACCTACGGCGGCAACCCGGTGGCCTGCGCGGCCGCGCTCGCCACCATGGCGACCATGCGCGAGCTCGACCTGCCCGCCCGTGCCCGGGCCATCGAGGCCGCGGTGCTGCCGCGGTTGCGCGCGCTGGCCGCGCAGGTCGACGTGATCGGCGACGTGCGCGGACGCGGCGCGATGCTCGCCCTCGAGATCGTGCGCCCAGGCAGTACCGAGCCGGATCCGGTGCTGACCAAAGAAATTGTCGCCCATGCGCTTTCGCGGGGCGTGCTACTGCTCGCCTGCGGCACCTACGGCAACGTCATCCGACTGCTGCCGCCGCTGGTCATCGAGGACGAGTTGCTCGCCGACGGCGTCGAGGTGCTCGCCGAGGCGATCCGCTACCGAGCCCCTTCGACCACCAGGAGAACCGACGATGCGTGA